From Penaeus chinensis breed Huanghai No. 1 chromosome 18, ASM1920278v2, whole genome shotgun sequence, one genomic window encodes:
- the LOC125034686 gene encoding rho guanine nucleotide exchange factor 16-like isoform X2: protein MGQVKDTFVLQTLPQLPLLCLRDEPPAKSPPNAKSSSSSSRRSHPVLLHMPSSLVDGDNNSYLDFSCDALNQDEPLYVSSHFADEPLYQFYTATVLERATQNQGDCSSEDDYEVINDGHHNSPPGKLQTRPSAMELVTPADGRRTLWCELPEVIESGILGQINSQEKKMQEAMFEMITSEASYLKSLNVLVTHFVQCPEFAVDEGEDAVLTRRERHILFSDILPVKRCSEMLLADLEKRWQESVRISKLSDIILKHAHNHSQAYVKYCSNQIYQDRILKELKENNPRFLEVLNRLESSPVCQSLAMHSFLMLPMQRITRLPLLVDAIFHRLEYGTPEWNECKLALATLTKIVAECNEGARKMERMEEMLIISRQLDFREVKAIPLISASRWLVKKGEMTRLTWRENDVKLTFGRRISKHTLYFFLFTDLLVVTKKKSDDQYMVLDYCSRNMVQVLELDAADKFPGRILDGHKNLLILTMLQNHENKTVEMVVSCPMESDRTRWVEAVTPRSSDNPDERIYEEWDCPQVQAIHPYVAKQPDELSLEVSDVVNVLKKMADVQGFYIHPALGSSHPRTVEA, encoded by the exons ATGggtcaagtgaaggatacattcGTCCTGCAGACATTGCCTcagctccccctcctctgcctgcGAGACGAACCCCCTGCCAAATCTCCACCAAATGCcaagtcctcctcgtcctcctccaggaGGTCACATCCTGTGCTTCTTCACATGCCCTCTAGTCTCgttgatggggataataatagcTACCTGGACTTTAGCTGTGATGCATTGAATCAAGATGAGCCATTGTATGTGAGTTCACACTTTGCTGATGAACCGCTCTACCAGTTTTACACTGCAACAGTGTTGGAGCGAGCAACACAGAATCAAGGAGACTGCTCTTCAGAAGATGATTATGAG GTAATCAATGATGGACATCATAATTCTCCACCGGGTAAACTACAAACTCGTCCTTCTGCAATGGAACTTGTAACTCCAGCTGATGGACGACGTACCCTGTGGTGCGAGCTGCCTGAAGTCATAGAGAGTGGTATTTTAG GTCAAATCAACAGCCAGGAGAAGAAGATGCAGGAGGCCATGTTCGAGATGATTACCTCCGAGGCCTCTTACCTGAAGAGCCTCAACGTCCTGGTCACGCATTTCGTTCAGTGCCCAGAGTTCGCCgtagatgaaggtgaagatgcgGTGCTTACCAGAAGGGAGAGACACATCCTCTTTTCTGATATTTTACCAG TGAAGAGATGTTCTGAAATGCTCCTTGCCGACTTGGAGAAACGATGGCAGGAGTCCGTCAGAATCTCAAAGCTGTCAGACATAATACTGAAGCATGCTCATAACCACTCACAAGCGTATGTCAAATACTGTTCCAATCAAATCTACCAAGATAGAATTCTAAAAGAACTGAA AGAAAATAATCCGAGGTTCTTAGAGGTGCTAAATCGCTTAGAAAGTTCTCCCGTGTGCCAATCCCTTGCCATGCACTCCTTCCTCATGCTCCCCATGCAGAGGATCACAAGATTGCCCTTGCTCGTGGATGCCATATTTCACAGGCTGGAGTATGGCACTCCGGAATGGAACGAGTGTAAGCTAGCCCTAGCTACTCTAACGAAG ATTGTAGCTGAATGCAACGAGGGAGCCAGGAAGATGGAGCGCATGGAAGAAATGCTCATCATTTCCCGTCAGCTGGACTTCCGAGAGGTGAAAGCCATTCCCCTCATCTCGGCGTCCCGCTGGCTtgtgaagaaaggggaaatgacgAGGCTCACCTGGAGAGAGAACGACGTCAAGCTCACCTTTGGCAGGAGAATATCCAAACACACcttgtatttcttccttttcacagACTTGCTAGTAGttacaaagaaaaagag TGATGACCAGTACATGGTGCTGGACTACTGCTCGAGGAACATGGTACAAGTGCTGGAACTGGACGCCGCAGACAAGTTTCCAGGACGCATTTTGGACGGCCACAAGAACCTCCTTATTTTGACAATGTTGCAGAACCATGAGAACAAGACTGTcgaaatg gtTGTATCCTGTCCAATGGAGTCTGACAGAACGCGCTGGGTGGAAGCAGTGACGCCCAGGAGCTCGGACAATCCCGACGAAAGGATATACGAGGAGTGGGACTGCCCTCAG GTGCAAGCAATTCACCCATATGTTGCCAAACAGCCAGATGAACTTTCCCTAGAAGTATCTGATGTTGTTAATGTTTTAAAGAAGATGGCAGATG TTCAAGGTTTTTACATACATCCGGCATTAGGTAGCAGTCACCCAAGAACAGTGGAGGCCTAG